In the Topomyia yanbarensis strain Yona2022 chromosome 3, ASM3024719v1, whole genome shotgun sequence genome, one interval contains:
- the LOC131690294 gene encoding uncharacterized protein LOC131690294 translates to MTSACDHCAKTVKSDDDFIECMGFCKNVVHMQCGKQLNKPFLKKLAENPNLFWMCNECVKLMKFARFRDTVSSLGCVIAAIAGKTDDVCAELKAELSKNNQQISHLARKVSTATPVRPNSGTSRPPQKRRREDGPDPSSILVGGRKLVDNSNILTVPPPTPLLWMYLSRFHPSVSKETVEKMSKEGLNCNEEIKVIPLVKKGIDVSTLNFISFKVGVHPKYREAALNPDTWPQGILFREFEDSRTQNIWCPPTDFPTPSEVACIPLSQPGPSTLQRTPQRLAMPLYQATPPL, encoded by the coding sequence ATGacaagtgcatgcgatcactgcgcgaaaaccgtcaaatcggacgaTGACTTTATCGAGTGCATgggattttgcaaaaatgtggtgcatatgcagtgcggtaaacaactcaacaagccgttcttgaaaaaacttgccgaaaatccaaatttattttggatgtgcaatgaatgtgtcaagttgatgaagtttgctcgctttcgcgacaccgtttcctcgcttggatgtgttatcgctgctatcgctgggaaaacggatgacgtctgtgctgaactaaaggcagagttatcaaaaaataaccagcaaatttcgcacctcgccagaaaggtttcaacagccactccagtccggccaaattccggtacatctcgaccacctcagaaacgtcgtcgcgaggatggtcctgatccgagcagtattcttgtcggcggtcgaaagctagtcgataatagcaacattctcacggtTCCTCCTCCCActccgttgctctggatgtatctttcccgctttcatcccagcgttagcaaggagacagtcgaaaaaatgtccaaagaagggctaaactgcaacgaggaaataaaggtcattccgcttgttaaaaaaggcatagacgtcagtactctgaacttcatatctttcaaagttggagttcacccaaagtaccgtgaagcagctcttaaccctgacacatggccgcaaggcatattgttcagggaatttgaggatagccgtacccagaacatttggtgcccaccgactgattttcctacgCCTTCGGAAGTCGCATGTATTCCGCTAAgtcaacccggcccatcaaccctacagaggactccgcaacgattggcaatgccactataccaagctacaccgccattgtga